Proteins from one Choloepus didactylus isolate mChoDid1 chromosome 4, mChoDid1.pri, whole genome shotgun sequence genomic window:
- the LOC119532504 gene encoding eukaryotic translation initiation factor 4E-binding protein 2 yields MSSSAGSGHQPSQSRAIPTRTVPISDAAQLPHDYCTTPGGTLFSTTPGGTRIIYDRKFLLDRRNSPMAQTPPCHLPNIPGVTSPGTLIEDSKVEVNNLNNLNNHDRKHAVGDDAQFEMDI; encoded by the coding sequence ATGTCCTCGTCCGCCGGCAGCGGCCACCAGCCCAGCCAGAGCCGCGCCATCCCCACCCGCACCGTGCCCATCAGCGACGCCGCGCAGCTACCTCATGACTATTGCACCACGCCCGGGGGGACGCTCTTCTCCACCACGCCGGGAGGAACCCGAATCATTTATGATAGAAAGTTTCTGTTGGATCGTCGCAATTCTCCCATGGCTCAGACCCCGCCCTGCCATCTGCCCAATATCCCAGGAGTGACTAGCCCTGGCACCTTAATTGAAGACTCCAAAGTAGAAGTAAACAATTTAAACAACTTGAACAATCACGACAGGAAGCATGCAGTTGGGGATGATGCTCAGTTTGAGATGGACATCTGA